The DNA sequence TGAACCGGGATCTGAACATCATGGGTGTACAGAACGGTCCTGACCAAAGCTATATCGCCTTCGAACTGGACATTACGTCCGTCAGCGACGATCCCGCCGGGTTGGCCAAACTAAATGTATACCGGGTTGGGTATGCTAAAAACGATAAAGCCGATGTACCCTTCAAAACCCTCGACATTCCCCGGTCGCTCATCAACAGCGCCAACAAATACGAGCGGCATCAGGTATTGATCGCCTGTAATTTTGGTCTGTTCGAGTTGTTCGTTGACGGACGGGACGATGCCAACCGGCTAAAGGAAAACACGACGGCCCCGCCTTCGCGCTTCGGCCCGCGGGGGTTTAACCTGAACCCGGTGGGGAGCGGCAACAACTTTATCAGCTTCCCTATGGTAGCCGATATTGGGTTCAGGGTGGGTAGTAACCAGACGGCGCATTTCTCCGGGGTTGAAGTCCGGAATTTTCGGTACCCGTCCAATGCGCTGTTCACCGAAAATCTCGGCCAGGAACCCTACAACGGTATTTTTAAGTCCGGGAAGCTGACGGTTGAGAAGGGGCAGTATACCATAAAAGGGGAGGCTCTGATTACCGCCGATCCGGGGCGGAATGCGGCTCCTATGCTACGGAGCACGTTCACTACACAAGCCAAACCCATTGCCCGCGCCCGGTTGTACGTAACGGCGCGGGGAATCTACGAGATGTACCTGAACGGAACCCGGGTAAGCAATGACTACTTCAATCCCGGCCTGACGCAGTACAACAAACACCACATGTACCAGACGTATGACATTACCAGGGCGGTGAAATCGGGACAGAAAAACGCGATTGGAGCGTGGCTGAGCGAGGGCTGGTGGAGCGGCAACATTACGTTCAGTGGTGAGAGCTGGAATTATTTCGGCGACCGCCAGTCGCTGTTGAGTAAGCTGGTCATTACCTACGCCGATGGGTCCGAGCAGGTTGTAACGTCCAGCCCGGGGCAGTGGAAGCTGTTTACCGATGGCCCCGTTCGCTATGGCTCGTTCTTCCAGGGGGAAGTATACGACGCGACCAAAGAATCCCTGGTGACCAACTGGAGCACCCCTGGCTACGCTGATGCGGGCTGGAAGCCAGCCGTGGCCGTACCCCTGAAAGGAAACGCTTACGAAGGGAGCTTTACCGATCCTATGGGCCGCAAATCGTCCATGGACTACAGCACGTTTAAACTGGTTGGGCAGATGGGCGACAATGCCAGTCTGGTGAAGACGCTGCCCGCGCTCAACGTATCGGAGGTGCGCCCAAAGGTCTTTGTCTACGACATGGGGCAGAACATGGTGGGTTTTCCGCAGATCCTGATTAAAAACGGCAGGAAAGGGCAGGTGATCACCCTGCGTTACGCCGAAGTAAAATACCCTGATCTGCCTGATTACAAAGACAATACGGGCATGGTTATGATGGAAAACATCCGGGCCGCCCTTACCCAGGATCTGTATACGCTGAAAGGGGGCGACGAAACCATTCAGCCCCGCTTCACTTTCCACGGCTATCGCTACCTGGAGCTGACCGGGCTCAATCAGGCGGTACCGGCAGCGGACGTAAAAGGGTTAGTGATCAGTTCGATCAAAGGCCTGTCGTCGCAGTACGAAACGTCTAACCCGCTGGTCAACAAGCTGTGGCAGAACATCACCTGGTCGCTGCGCAGTAATTTCCTGTCGATACCAACCGACACGCCGGCCCGTAACGAACGGATGGGGTGGAGCGGTGATATCTCGGTATTCTCGCGCAGTGCTACCTACCTGACTAACGCCGACCTGTTTCTGCGCCGACACCTGCTCGCCATGCGCGACGTGCAGGCCGAAACCGGTCGGTTCACCGACGTAGCCCCGATGGGTGGTGGCTTTGGGGGAACCCTCTGGGGTAGTGCCGGGATTGTGGTAGCCTGGGAAGCATATCGCCAGTATGGCGACGTAGCGTTGCTGACCGAGCACTACGACGCCATGAAGCGATACACCCAGTTTCTGGAATCGAAAATCGATAAGGAAACCGGTATCCTGAACGAGGGGCCACTGGGTGACTGGCTCAGCCCCGAAGGCAATAAGAATGATAACACCCTGTTCTGGATGGCTTATTACGCCTACGATCTGGCCATTATGAACAAGGTGGCTACGTTGCTCGGTAAACCTGACGATGCGGCTCAGTTTATGAAGCGCCATGACGAGATCAAAACGGCCTGGAATGCCATCTACGTCGACCGAGCGACGCACAAAACGGTTAAGTCGGGGTTGAAAACGGCCACAATGGGCCCACCCAGCCAGCAGCCGCAGGCCCAGACATCCGACAAAGGGCAGGTGATTGATACGCAGGCTTCCTACGCCATCCCGCTGGCGCTGGGCCTGTTTGACGACGTAAATAAACCCTTTGCCGTGCAGCATCTGAACGAAACGATCGAGCGCAAAAACACCGATGATGACGGCGTTGAGCGGCCAGCATACTCGCTGATGACGGGTTTTATCGGGACGGCATCCATCACCGAAGCGTTATCCGAAAACGGCAGTTCGGCAAACGCCTACCGGTTGTTGCAGCAGCAGGATTACCCGTCCTGGCTGTACTCGGTGGTCAACGGGGCTACGTCCATCTGGGAGCGGCTCAATTCGTACACGGTGGAGAACGGCTTTGGCGGTAACAACAGCATGAACTCCTTCAATCACTATTCGTTCGGAGCGGTAGCGTCGTGGATGTACAACTATTCACTGGGTATTCAGCGGCATCCGCAGAAAGCCGGTTTCAGCGAGATTGTGCTGAAACCGACCCCCGACCCAACCAAAAAAATGACGTTTGCCAAAGGCTACTACGATTCGGTGTATGGCCGCATCAGCAGCGAGTGGGCATGGCAAGGCAACAACTGGCGCTATAAAACAAGCATCCCGGCCAATACCACGGCTACGTTGTACCTGCCCGCCAGCCGCATGAGCCAGGTTACCGAAAATGGCAAACCTGTTACGCAGCGGAAAGGGATTCGTCAGGAGAACGGGCAGGTTATTTTGCCCCTTGATTCGGGCACGTACGCTTTCGTCATAACACCTTAAACATTCATTACCCCCGCTTTCCCTTCTATTCATTCCGTGATGCCCAAAACCAGCGCAGCCCGATCAACTGATCGGGCTGCGCTGGTTTTGAGGGTAAATAGGGCCTAACCTGACAGCTCTTTAGGGGTTAATCGTGACCGTTTGTCCGGCACGGCCTGCTGCGTTGAACACTTTGAATTTAACCGGCCCGGTGTGCGAAACGGGCTGGGAATAGACGGGGCTTTGCGCGGAGGGTTCAGTCCCGTCCGTTGTGTAACGAATGGTCAGGCCGGGAAACTGCACGTTGGCTGCTACTTTGCCACCGATGACTTTAGCGCCTACGGGTGGTATGCGGTACTGGTAGCCACCCGCAAAAACGTCCAGGCGGGGTAATTCCCGTTTGCCCACAGTGTTGATGAATACAGACCAGGCCTGGTTGTACAATTCGTTGCTGCGGGCCGTATTCTGCTCGGTGGCCCAGCTGGGGTCATTTGCCCAGGCCCGTTCGGCAACGGCCAGCAGCTTGGGCAGCATCTTATACTCGAACTGCTGGGTGGTGCGGTTAGTCTCCGACCAGAGGGGCGACTCGATACCCACCAGATTGGCTTTTCCGCTCGCCGTTATCGCTTCCCGGCCTTTAATGAGGGCGGGGTTGATTGGTTTCCCTGTAATGTCGTCTTTCAGATTCCGCAGGTAATTGTAGGGGATAAACGAGAAGGGCTTATCAATGTCTACGTAGCCGCCCCAATATTGCCCCGGCTCCTCCGACGAGGGGGTATAGGCAAGGTCGAGGTACAAGTGGGTGACACCGGTGAGGATAACTTTATAACCCGCATTTGCCATCCGGTAGGCCAGATCTTCGGCGCCGGAACCCGGACTGTTTTTCCAGACATTGACCCGGAAATTCTGGGACGAGAAGGTTTCGTTCGGTATCCAGACCATTTTGCCGTTCTGGTTAACTTTCTTCAAACCAATTTCCTCCCAACCCGACAGGAACAGCCCCCGGCTTTTGAGCAGCTGGTTGACCTTGCCGAAGTAGTAGTACCAGAGATCGTCGGTAGTTTTGACGGATTTGTTGGTCGCCATCAGCTTCTGCACGGCGGGCGACTTTTCCCACACGCCCTCCGGAACTTCATCGCCCCCGAAGTGAATAGTTTTCAACGGCGCACCGGCTTCCTGGTACATCGCCCGTAAATCGTCGACTACGCGTTCCATGAAGGTATAAACAGACGGAACGGCTACGTTGATAACGTTATCGTCCCAGCCCTGTACCGATCGGTAAACCGATTTATCGGCCACATCGCGCAGGAGGTACTGTTCGGCTTCGGTTTTCTTGCCCGCTTTCAGGAGCCGGTTGTAGCGCACATTCATGGCTTTGATGGCCGCCCGGGCGTGTCCCGGCGACTCGATCTCGGGGATCACCTCGATGTGCCGGTCGCGGGCGTATTTCAGGATCTCGATAAAGTCGGCTTTGCTGTAAAAACCCGTGCCGGCCGGGTTGGTCGTAGCCGGCCCCGACCCGTAGGATGGAATGAGGTTGGTTTGTTCATCCGTAGTGTGCGCCCGTTTGGCCCCTATTTCCGTTAGCTCGGGCAGGGAGGGCATCTCTACCCGCCACCCTTCATCTTCGCTGAAGTGGAAATGGAACGTGTTCATTTTGTAAAGCGCCATCACATCAAGCACTTTCAATACTTCGGACTTGGGCTGAAAATTTCGGGCCATGTCCATCATCAGGGCTCGATAGCCAAAGCGGGGCGCGTCGTTCACGACCAGGCCGGGCAGGGTAACGGGACCACTCTGGCCTGATGGCAACCGGGCTGGGAGTAGCGTGAGCAGCGACTGGATGCCGTAGAAAGCACCCGCTCGGGTCGAGGCCATAATCTGGACGCCATCCTGATTAACGGTGAGCTGGTATCCTTCGGCGGGCAAGGAGGGATTTTTGCGCAAACTGATGCGCTTGCCCGAACCCTCTGATCCAATGGAGGGCGTTTTACCCAGAATCGGATTGAGGCTCCCTGCCAGAAAAGTAGCTTCAGGATTGAATTCCGTTTCGGCAGCGATGGTCACCTGATCGGTCAGTTGGAAGGGTGCGCCCTGAGCCTGGTACGAAGCCGGAGTGGGAAAGACGGGCGGCAGTTTGTCGACCGGGATGCTGGCTATCCGGGCGTTATCATCGAAGGTTTTTTCGGCGAGGGCCCGATCCGATTTTTCGAAGATCTTCCCCGTATTGATGGTAGCAGCTACGGGGTAGGCCTGTGCCGGATTGCTGTCGAGCACGAGGTAGAAGCCATTGGGGAAGTCGGTCTTGTTTCGGAGTCGTCCGGCCAGCACCTCAACCGTAGCCGATTTACCCGGCGGCAGGGCTGCAAATTTGGGACCGGGGCTGATGTAGTGGAGGTCACCATTAAAGAGGGTAACCTTCGCTACGGTCGAATCGAAAGCCGACGGCGTTCCACCGTTGAAAAACAACTTCCAGCCCTGAGCCGGTAGTTCGCGGTCGCCAGTGTTGGCGAGGGTTATAACGGTTCGGGAACCACCCTTGTTCTGGTAGTTATTATCGGCCAGCGTTACCGTTACGCTCAGCGGTTTGGCGGTTGAGTCGGCCTGGGCCGTATCCTCGGCATTGGTATCACGGGAAGACTTCTGGGAGCAACTGGCCAAAGTAAACTGGCAAAAAATGAATGCGATCAGGCAATAGAGTCTCATGTCGATTAGAGCGGGTGAAGCAACGTAAGATGGCCGGGCGGGACGAATGTTCGTCATGCCCGGCGTGAAAGTATATAAATGTATCGGGTCGAAAAAGCTACCCGCCCCAGCTGGGCGAGCAACGTCGACGGTGGGCGGGGAGGTTATCGCCTATTCTCGTTCTCCAGTGCCTGCATGGCGCCGGCATACCGGCGGCCCAGTTCGCGGGCTGATGCCGCGTCGAAGTGGGTGTCATCACCCCCGTCCGTCAGGCCCGATGCGTCGACGCAGGCTACGCGCCGTACCTGTTTTGGCAGGTTGAGCAGGATAGCGTTGATCTGGGTAGCCGATGGATTTTTGGGGATGAAAAAATCACCAACCGTTCCCACCACCACGGGTACGGCTGGGCTGTTGAACACCTGCCGAAACCGGCCGATGAGCTGCGTCAGCTTTTGTTCGTAGGCGGCCACCAGCTCGGGTTTGCTGTCGCTCTCACCCTGGTGCCAGAGAATACCGTGCAGGGTACCGGCCTGCTGCGCCAGCTGTACACGCTTGATTGCTTCATCGTAGGGATAATTTTTGGTTTGTTCGTGGTAGCCGCCCGGTTGCCAGGCGTCGATGGCCGATCCGCCCACTGCCGTCGGGATCAGACCGATAAAAGCGCTGGTATCCTGGTCGGCGATCTGCTTGCCAAACGCCAGGCCCGGTCCGACGCCCACCACGGCAGGTTTATCGAAGTGCATGGGCTCGGTAGCCGGAACCCATTGGTTGTCTTTGTTGAGCATCCAGACTCGCGGATGCGGAGTTTTATCGACAGCCTCAACAGTACCCCGCCCCGCCATATTCGACTGTCCGGCCAGGACGTACAGGTGAAAGCGATCGGGCGGTAAACCAGCCGGTAGCGAAGGCTGAGCAAGGGAGATCATGGGGTATGCCATTGTTGCCAGGAAGGCCAGTAGCAGCGCATTACGCATAGATGGTCAGTAGATTAGGAAGAAATGGGTTCAGCCGTGTCCGGTTCAGTCCCGGCAGCCCCCCGAATGTAAGGAAAAGTGACAAGCCACGTTACCAGCCGGCCTCGTTTCGTGCGACTGGCAGCAGCGGAGGTTGCAAGTGTTGCATCAGACATTTATCATTGCTACGTGAACACGTTATCTAAGTCGCTGTTGTTTAATTTGTTACCTATACTGTAGAATGCGCACGTATCTGTTTGCCCTGTTGGCAACGGTTATTTTTTTTGTCGTAGTGGTCGACGCCTGTACGAGCGATGAAGCTGGGCCAGCCGTTGCTCCCGTTACCCCGGCCCCCGGCCCACCCGTTGTCGCCAGCCCCCCGATTGCCGACCCTGTCGCTGCGCTCGGGCAAGTACTGTTCTGGGACCCGATTCTGTCTGGTAACAAAGACGTGGCTTGTGCGACTTGTCATCACCCCGACAATGCCTACACGGATGGTCTGGACCTTTCCCTGGGGACCAATGCCATTGGGTACGGGCCAAATCGTCGGTTTCGGTCGCCCAACGACATCTCCTTCGCAGGGCGTAATGCGCCAACAATTCTTAATACGGCTTTCAATGGTACAGACGCCAGCCATAATTCCGTGCCGGCTACGGCCCCGATGTTTTGGGATTCACGGGTGCAGGGTCTCGAAAATCAGGTATTTGGGCCTCTGACGACGGTTGACGAAATGCGGGGCCATGCCTTTACCGAATCGGTAGTGCTGGATAGTCTGGTCGCCCGCTTAAGCAGCATTGCGGAATACCGGCAACTGTTCCAGGCGGCCTTTGGTCGCGAGCAGGCCATTACAGCCACTACCATCAGCCAGGCTATTGCGGCTTTCGAGCGTACGCTGACGGCCATGGATTCGCCCTTCGACCGCTACCAGCGGGGCGATAAGACGGCACTTACGGACGCCCAGCGTCAGGGAATGGTATTGTTCAGGGAGGAAGGGTGCCCCATTTGCCACGCAGGCCCCCTGTTGTCCGACTATAAACTTCACGTAATGTCGGTACCAGATAATGCGAAACTCACCCGTTCAGACGCGGGGGCGGGCGGGAGTTATGCGTTTCGGACCCCATCGCTGCGTAATGTTGGGCTCACGGCTCCGTACATGCACAATGGGGTATTTCAAACGCTGAAGCAGGTGCTGAAATTTTACGATGACATCGGTGAGCCGATCTCACAAAATCCGCACGTATCGGTGAAGCAGCTGGACCCCAGAATCCAGCGTATTTCCCTACGGGACGCTGAGCAGGACCAGGTCATTGCGTTTATGCACGCCCTGACCGATTCGGGATTTGATAAGACCATTCCGGTTCGGGTTCCCAGTGGCCTCAATCCGGGTGGTGCTATCCGGTAGTGTCTCCCGTCGATCAGCTCGTTGGTGAGCCGATCGACGGGAGGAATTTATTTAATGGAAATGGGTACCTCGACCGTATCCCATTTGAGTACCATACCTTTATCCGTTACGTCATACACGAGCCGCTCTGTCATGCCCGAAGATGTAGGTTTGGCCGCTACCGTCAGCACATCGTTTGCCGGGTCGCGGTTGGCCTCGCCCCCGCGTTTGATGCCCCACTGGCCGGTTTGCGAATTAAAAATAAACTTCCATTCCTTTTGGTCCGGAATGGCAAACAGGCTGTACTTGCCGGCGGGCAGGTTTTTGCCTTCCACGGTAATGGCTTTGTCAGTTTCAAAAATGGTCGCTTCGTTGGCCCCCGCCCGCCAAACTTTACCGTACGGAGCCAGCGTTCCACTCGGGTCCCATACCTGTCTTCCCTTAACGGATGGGCTCCCGTAACTGATCATTATCGTTGCCCCGTTTATTTTGCCGGTGGCCGTAGCGGGCGGGCTGGGTCGATTGGCCTTGTCGCCCTGTGCCCAACTGGACAAACTGCATACTAGACTGACCAGTGTCAAGGCCAGGATTCTGATTTGGCGTGTGCGTTTCATGGATGAACGGGTTAATACTGTGTGAGAAATCTATAAAGTAAGGC is a window from the Spirosoma rigui genome containing:
- a CDS encoding sialate O-acetylesterase — translated: MRNALLLAFLATMAYPMISLAQPSLPAGLPPDRFHLYVLAGQSNMAGRGTVEAVDKTPHPRVWMLNKDNQWVPATEPMHFDKPAVVGVGPGLAFGKQIADQDTSAFIGLIPTAVGGSAIDAWQPGGYHEQTKNYPYDEAIKRVQLAQQAGTLHGILWHQGESDSKPELVAAYEQKLTQLIGRFRQVFNSPAVPVVVGTVGDFFIPKNPSATQINAILLNLPKQVRRVACVDASGLTDGGDDTHFDAASARELGRRYAGAMQALENENRR
- a CDS encoding DUF2911 domain-containing protein is translated as MKRTRQIRILALTLVSLVCSLSSWAQGDKANRPSPPATATGKINGATIMISYGSPSVKGRQVWDPSGTLAPYGKVWRAGANEATIFETDKAITVEGKNLPAGKYSLFAIPDQKEWKFIFNSQTGQWGIKRGGEANRDPANDVLTVAAKPTSSGMTERLVYDVTDKGMVLKWDTVEVPISIK
- a CDS encoding alpha-L-rhamnosidase; amino-acid sequence: MKFLLLPFLLLLSLANTAFAASIIDNLAVDYQPTPLGIDQATPHFSWQMKAPGNGRGYAQKAYRILVTDATNQPVWDSKRVNTSLSHGITYAGRPLQPTTRYTWTVTVWDNTNTQSTSSSWFETGLMNPDSSAWSGATWIGGGDADLVFYPHYLSVYKIQFGLQLDKATGSTKAAFVLGANDRRLMNRDLNIMGVQNGPDQSYIAFELDITSVSDDPAGLAKLNVYRVGYAKNDKADVPFKTLDIPRSLINSANKYERHQVLIACNFGLFELFVDGRDDANRLKENTTAPPSRFGPRGFNLNPVGSGNNFISFPMVADIGFRVGSNQTAHFSGVEVRNFRYPSNALFTENLGQEPYNGIFKSGKLTVEKGQYTIKGEALITADPGRNAAPMLRSTFTTQAKPIARARLYVTARGIYEMYLNGTRVSNDYFNPGLTQYNKHHMYQTYDITRAVKSGQKNAIGAWLSEGWWSGNITFSGESWNYFGDRQSLLSKLVITYADGSEQVVTSSPGQWKLFTDGPVRYGSFFQGEVYDATKESLVTNWSTPGYADAGWKPAVAVPLKGNAYEGSFTDPMGRKSSMDYSTFKLVGQMGDNASLVKTLPALNVSEVRPKVFVYDMGQNMVGFPQILIKNGRKGQVITLRYAEVKYPDLPDYKDNTGMVMMENIRAALTQDLYTLKGGDETIQPRFTFHGYRYLELTGLNQAVPAADVKGLVISSIKGLSSQYETSNPLVNKLWQNITWSLRSNFLSIPTDTPARNERMGWSGDISVFSRSATYLTNADLFLRRHLLAMRDVQAETGRFTDVAPMGGGFGGTLWGSAGIVVAWEAYRQYGDVALLTEHYDAMKRYTQFLESKIDKETGILNEGPLGDWLSPEGNKNDNTLFWMAYYAYDLAIMNKVATLLGKPDDAAQFMKRHDEIKTAWNAIYVDRATHKTVKSGLKTATMGPPSQQPQAQTSDKGQVIDTQASYAIPLALGLFDDVNKPFAVQHLNETIERKNTDDDGVERPAYSLMTGFIGTASITEALSENGSSANAYRLLQQQDYPSWLYSVVNGATSIWERLNSYTVENGFGGNNSMNSFNHYSFGAVASWMYNYSLGIQRHPQKAGFSEIVLKPTPDPTKKMTFAKGYYDSVYGRISSEWAWQGNNWRYKTSIPANTTATLYLPASRMSQVTENGKPVTQRKGIRQENGQVILPLDSGTYAFVITP
- a CDS encoding family 20 glycosylhydrolase encodes the protein MTNIRPARPSYVASPALIDMRLYCLIAFIFCQFTLASCSQKSSRDTNAEDTAQADSTAKPLSVTVTLADNNYQNKGGSRTVITLANTGDRELPAQGWKLFFNGGTPSAFDSTVAKVTLFNGDLHYISPGPKFAALPPGKSATVEVLAGRLRNKTDFPNGFYLVLDSNPAQAYPVAATINTGKIFEKSDRALAEKTFDDNARIASIPVDKLPPVFPTPASYQAQGAPFQLTDQVTIAAETEFNPEATFLAGSLNPILGKTPSIGSEGSGKRISLRKNPSLPAEGYQLTVNQDGVQIMASTRAGAFYGIQSLLTLLPARLPSGQSGPVTLPGLVVNDAPRFGYRALMMDMARNFQPKSEVLKVLDVMALYKMNTFHFHFSEDEGWRVEMPSLPELTEIGAKRAHTTDEQTNLIPSYGSGPATTNPAGTGFYSKADFIEILKYARDRHIEVIPEIESPGHARAAIKAMNVRYNRLLKAGKKTEAEQYLLRDVADKSVYRSVQGWDDNVINVAVPSVYTFMERVVDDLRAMYQEAGAPLKTIHFGGDEVPEGVWEKSPAVQKLMATNKSVKTTDDLWYYYFGKVNQLLKSRGLFLSGWEEIGLKKVNQNGKMVWIPNETFSSQNFRVNVWKNSPGSGAEDLAYRMANAGYKVILTGVTHLYLDLAYTPSSEEPGQYWGGYVDIDKPFSFIPYNYLRNLKDDITGKPINPALIKGREAITASGKANLVGIESPLWSETNRTTQQFEYKMLPKLLAVAERAWANDPSWATEQNTARSNELYNQAWSVFINTVGKRELPRLDVFAGGYQYRIPPVGAKVIGGKVAANVQFPGLTIRYTTDGTEPSAQSPVYSQPVSHTGPVKFKVFNAAGRAGQTVTINP
- a CDS encoding cytochrome-c peroxidase, which produces MRTYLFALLATVIFFVVVVDACTSDEAGPAVAPVTPAPGPPVVASPPIADPVAALGQVLFWDPILSGNKDVACATCHHPDNAYTDGLDLSLGTNAIGYGPNRRFRSPNDISFAGRNAPTILNTAFNGTDASHNSVPATAPMFWDSRVQGLENQVFGPLTTVDEMRGHAFTESVVLDSLVARLSSIAEYRQLFQAAFGREQAITATTISQAIAAFERTLTAMDSPFDRYQRGDKTALTDAQRQGMVLFREEGCPICHAGPLLSDYKLHVMSVPDNAKLTRSDAGAGGSYAFRTPSLRNVGLTAPYMHNGVFQTLKQVLKFYDDIGEPISQNPHVSVKQLDPRIQRISLRDAEQDQVIAFMHALTDSGFDKTIPVRVPSGLNPGGAIR